A region of Lichenibacterium dinghuense DNA encodes the following proteins:
- a CDS encoding c-type cytochrome, which produces MQISFGTVAFGVVVAAALTLAIIGSPDERGRRQVAEARAAAATAAAEAAAPKTASADGVTLTSVSFTLPTSDREYPAGLHADAINGNCLSCHSAGMVLTQPEMTRAEWQGEVNKMIKTYHAPVSPEDAAAVVEYLAQLKPGK; this is translated from the coding sequence ATGCAGATCTCGTTCGGAACCGTCGCGTTCGGCGTCGTGGTCGCGGCGGCCCTCACCCTCGCCATCATCGGTTCGCCTGACGAGCGCGGCCGCCGGCAGGTGGCGGAGGCGCGCGCTGCGGCCGCGACCGCGGCCGCCGAAGCCGCGGCCCCGAAGACGGCTTCGGCCGATGGCGTCACGCTGACCAGCGTGTCCTTCACGCTGCCGACCAGCGACCGCGAATACCCGGCCGGTCTGCACGCGGATGCGATCAACGGCAATTGCCTGTCGTGCCACTCGGCCGGCATGGTGCTGACCCAGCCCGAGATGACCCGCGCCGAGTGGCAGGGCGAGGTCAACAAGATGATCAAGACCTATCACGCGCCGGTGTCGCCCGAGGACGCCGCGGCGGTTGTCGAGTACCTCGCGCAATTGAAGCCCGGTAAGTGA
- a CDS encoding DUF190 domain-containing protein: MALIVGSFCAAFLWLLDAVTEARFIHPWLLFGLPGAGAAIGAIYAWVGRPAEGGNNLIVDQIHEPGGGIPLRMAPLIVVSTLVTHLFGGSAGREGTAVQLGGTIASAIGKPLGLGPADTSMLLTTGIAAGFGAVFGTPIAGAVFALEVLAVGRVQYSALVPCVLAAIVGDWACHAWGISHVAYHVAFSSVADGPAGSFHADPVLLVKVALAGVAFGLASLLFSEAMHWYGSAFKRLCTIPWLRPAIGGLAVIGLTYALGTRDYLGLGVTSPDPHAASIVAFFGNHVFPWAWAWKIVFTVATLATGFKGGEVTPLFFIGAGLGNALSGPLGAPTDLFAALGFVAIFAGASNTPLACTIMGIELFGSGNTIYIAVACFVAYLCSGHSGIYLAQRLAVPKTASALIPPDIALRHVRELPRASLDVSALGLGFGNDHAFRSPLDDTMQPSHHVTAEEVGMLRIYLTPKERFRQAGGSRLKAAFSGRPLYQEIVNRAKRAGLVNAVAHHTHYGFSNHGHVQAREVEGMNSELTMCVEMIGPKATLEDFCRAHGDLLIDKVMVYKHLERWKLGMAAPGRAELTEADVSTIEDMDAE, from the coding sequence ATGGCGCTGATCGTGGGGTCGTTCTGCGCGGCCTTTCTCTGGCTTCTCGATGCGGTTACGGAAGCGCGCTTCATCCATCCGTGGCTGCTCTTCGGCTTGCCCGGAGCCGGCGCGGCGATCGGTGCCATCTATGCCTGGGTCGGCCGGCCGGCCGAGGGCGGCAACAACCTCATCGTGGACCAGATCCACGAGCCGGGCGGCGGCATACCGCTTCGCATGGCGCCCCTCATCGTCGTCTCGACCCTGGTCACCCACCTCTTCGGTGGCTCGGCGGGGCGGGAGGGGACCGCGGTTCAGCTCGGCGGCACGATCGCGAGCGCCATCGGCAAGCCTCTCGGCCTCGGGCCCGCCGACACCAGCATGCTCCTGACCACCGGGATCGCGGCGGGCTTCGGAGCCGTGTTCGGCACCCCGATTGCCGGCGCGGTCTTCGCGCTCGAGGTGCTGGCGGTGGGGCGCGTGCAATACAGCGCCCTCGTTCCCTGCGTGCTGGCGGCGATCGTCGGGGACTGGGCCTGCCATGCGTGGGGCATCAGCCATGTGGCCTATCACGTCGCCTTCTCCAGCGTCGCGGACGGGCCGGCCGGTTCGTTTCACGCCGATCCAGTTCTTCTCGTGAAGGTCGCCCTGGCCGGGGTCGCCTTCGGCTTGGCGAGCCTCCTGTTCTCGGAAGCGATGCACTGGTACGGTTCGGCCTTCAAACGGCTGTGCACGATCCCCTGGCTCCGCCCGGCCATCGGCGGCCTCGCCGTCATCGGTCTGACCTATGCGCTGGGCACGCGAGACTATCTCGGCCTCGGCGTCACCTCGCCCGATCCACACGCCGCGTCGATCGTGGCGTTCTTCGGGAACCATGTTTTCCCGTGGGCCTGGGCCTGGAAGATCGTCTTCACGGTCGCGACCCTGGCGACGGGCTTCAAGGGCGGCGAGGTCACGCCCCTGTTCTTCATCGGTGCCGGTCTCGGCAACGCCTTGTCGGGCCCGCTCGGAGCGCCGACCGACCTTTTCGCCGCACTCGGCTTCGTCGCCATCTTCGCCGGTGCCTCCAACACGCCGCTCGCCTGCACCATCATGGGCATCGAGCTCTTCGGCTCGGGCAACACCATCTACATCGCGGTGGCGTGTTTCGTGGCCTATCTGTGCAGCGGCCATTCGGGGATCTATCTCGCCCAGCGCCTGGCGGTGCCCAAGACGGCCAGTGCCCTGATCCCGCCCGACATCGCGCTCCGCCATGTCCGGGAACTCCCCCGCGCGTCGCTCGATGTCTCCGCCCTGGGCTTGGGCTTCGGCAACGATCACGCTTTCCGATCACCTCTGGACGACACCATGCAGCCATCACATCACGTCACGGCCGAAGAGGTCGGGATGCTCCGCATCTATCTCACGCCGAAGGAGCGTTTTCGCCAAGCCGGGGGAAGCCGATTGAAGGCTGCATTCTCCGGCCGTCCCCTCTACCAGGAGATCGTCAACCGGGCGAAGCGGGCCGGCCTCGTCAACGCCGTCGCCCACCATACGCATTACGGCTTCAGCAATCACGGACACGTCCAAGCTCGCGAAGTCGAGGGCATGAACAGCGAACTGACCATGTGTGTCGAGATGATCGGCCCCAAGGCGACGCTGGAAGACTTCTGTCGAGCGCACGGGGATCTGCTGATCGACAAGGTGATGGTCTACAAGCATCTGGAGCGGTGGAAGCTCGGCATGGCGGCGCCCGGCCGAGCGGAGCTCACCGAAGCCGACGTCTCGACCATCGAGGACATGGACGCCGAGTGA
- a CDS encoding putative sulfate exporter family transporter yields MSRIRPTLLPGLVLCIVVTLVAVALQAIETRLVGEPYLEALVLAILLGVAIRSAWTPGPRWAPGIAFSAKVLLEVAVVLLGASVSAATVLALGPALIGGIALVVALAIASSYALCRLLGLPKRMAVLVACGNSICGNSAIAAVAPVIGADGDDVASSIAFTAVLGVVVVLLLPLLVPVLSLSLTQYGVLAGLTVYAVPQVLAATLPIGALSNQVGTVVKLVRVLMLGPVVLALSLVTRRLRDEPVEAAPHVTAGDRPRLGRPALHELVPWFIVGFLLVLLVRSLGLIPAPALPPIAATASALTTVSMAALGLGVDVRVVAKAGVRVTAAVTASLVVLGLVSLALIRVMGVA; encoded by the coding sequence TTGTCCCGCATCCGACCCACCCTTCTGCCCGGGCTGGTTCTCTGCATCGTCGTGACCCTGGTGGCGGTGGCATTGCAGGCCATCGAGACGCGGCTCGTCGGCGAGCCCTACCTCGAAGCGCTCGTGCTGGCGATCCTGCTCGGGGTGGCGATCCGCTCCGCCTGGACGCCGGGCCCGCGCTGGGCGCCCGGCATCGCCTTCTCGGCCAAGGTGCTGCTGGAGGTCGCTGTGGTGCTGCTCGGCGCGTCGGTCAGCGCCGCCACCGTGCTGGCGCTCGGCCCGGCGCTGATCGGCGGCATCGCGCTCGTGGTGGCGCTCGCCATCGCGTCGAGCTACGCCCTGTGCCGCCTGCTCGGCCTGCCGAAGCGCATGGCCGTGCTGGTCGCCTGCGGCAACTCCATCTGCGGCAACTCCGCCATCGCGGCCGTGGCGCCGGTGATCGGCGCGGACGGCGACGACGTCGCCTCGTCCATCGCCTTCACGGCCGTGCTCGGCGTCGTCGTGGTGCTGCTCCTGCCGCTGCTGGTCCCGGTGCTCAGCCTGTCGCTCACCCAGTACGGCGTGCTGGCGGGGCTCACCGTCTATGCCGTGCCACAGGTCTTGGCCGCGACGCTGCCGATCGGCGCGCTCTCGAACCAGGTCGGCACGGTGGTGAAGCTTGTGCGGGTACTGATGCTCGGCCCCGTGGTGCTCGCCCTGTCGCTCGTCACGCGCCGTCTGCGCGACGAGCCGGTCGAGGCCGCGCCGCACGTCACCGCCGGCGACAGGCCGCGCCTCGGACGCCCCGCGCTGCACGAGCTCGTGCCGTGGTTCATCGTCGGATTCCTCCTCGTGCTGCTGGTGCGCTCGCTCGGGCTGATCCCGGCACCGGCCCTGCCGCCGATCGCCGCCACCGCCAGCGCGCTCACCACCGTGTCGATGGCGGCGCTGGGCCTTGGCGTCGACGTGCGGGTCGTGGCGAAGGCCGGCGTCCGCGTCACCGCGGCCGTGACGGCCTCGCTGGTCGTTCTCGGCCTCGTCAGCCTCGCGCTGATCCGCGTGATGGGCGTCGCCTGA
- the crcB gene encoding fluoride efflux transporter CrcB: protein MDLVTVLAVAAGGALGTVARYLLALALAPISGTLPWGTVVINVAGSFVIGLFGTLTLAHGRYPAPEVARLFVMVGFCGGFTTFSSFSLQTLDLLRAGAYGRAAVNVAASVALCLASVALGHLAGAALNGGAVPIVQASIEED, encoded by the coding sequence ATGGACCTCGTGACGGTCCTCGCCGTGGCGGCGGGCGGCGCGCTCGGCACCGTGGCGCGCTATCTGCTGGCACTGGCCCTCGCGCCGATCAGCGGCACGCTGCCCTGGGGCACGGTGGTCATCAACGTCGCCGGCTCCTTCGTCATCGGGCTGTTCGGCACGCTGACGCTGGCGCACGGCCGCTATCCGGCGCCCGAGGTCGCCCGCCTGTTCGTCATGGTGGGCTTCTGCGGCGGGTTCACGACCTTCTCCTCCTTCAGCCTGCAGACGCTCGACCTCTTGCGCGCCGGCGCCTACGGCCGCGCCGCGGTCAACGTCGCGGCCTCGGTCGCGTTGTGCCTGGCCTCCGTGGCGCTCGGCCACCTCGCCGGCGCGGCACTGAACGGCGGCGCCGTGCCCATCGTTCAGGCCAGCATCGAGGAGGACTGA
- a CDS encoding universal stress protein: protein MTTTILAVLADRHGVRSCLEAALAAAEAVGGEVAALHVAVDPASTILPTEEILTDDRRAAILRGEAEERRAVRDAYDAVVAALGPAGFRWIDAGGTETTAIDAHAAGAALIAAAVPERHYAGEAQEALHAALFDTGRPVLVVPRGWRHRPVRRIAVGWHEDVACRRGIADARPWLERAEAIRILAIDGGDDAALDGARALFRDLGLAADFSAVDAEESSRGDALLSAAGDADWLVMGAFRRGRLLDWLFGSVSETVLREATMPVFLVH from the coding sequence ATGACGACGACCATCCTGGCCGTGCTGGCCGATCGGCACGGCGTCCGCTCCTGCCTGGAAGCCGCTCTCGCGGCCGCCGAGGCCGTCGGGGGGGAGGTCGCGGCGCTGCACGTCGCCGTCGATCCCGCCTCCACCATCCTGCCGACCGAGGAGATCCTCACCGACGACCGCCGCGCCGCTATCCTGCGCGGGGAGGCGGAGGAGCGTCGGGCCGTGCGTGACGCCTACGACGCGGTCGTGGCCGCGCTCGGCCCTGCGGGCTTCCGCTGGATCGACGCGGGGGGAACCGAGACGACGGCCATCGACGCCCACGCCGCCGGCGCGGCGCTGATCGCCGCTGCCGTGCCCGAGCGGCATTATGCGGGCGAGGCGCAGGAAGCCCTCCACGCGGCGCTGTTCGACACCGGCCGCCCGGTGCTGGTCGTGCCCCGCGGCTGGCGGCACCGGCCGGTGCGCCGCATCGCGGTCGGCTGGCACGAGGATGTAGCCTGTCGCCGCGGGATCGCGGACGCGCGGCCCTGGCTGGAGCGGGCCGAGGCCATCCGGATCCTGGCTATCGACGGAGGCGACGACGCCGCCCTGGACGGCGCGCGAGCGCTGTTTCGCGATCTCGGCCTCGCCGCCGACTTCTCGGCGGTGGACGCCGAGGAAAGCTCGCGCGGGGACGCGTTGCTCTCGGCCGCCGGGGACGCGGATTGGCTCGTGATGGGCGCGTTCCGGCGCGGGCGCTTGCTCGACTGGCTGTTCGGCAGTGTCAGCGAGACCGTGTTGCGCGAGGCGACGATGCCGGTATTCCTCGTGCACTGA
- a CDS encoding universal stress protein: MVVDLIVCLDSTTPGAPALLAKAVSRAAACRARLRVLDLCAPDALGMATSPTSLEFVEDMRAAFRLGRVDGHHEMAPTDPAGLLERTLSADLVIAGRGAATSPHRSGVSAPALGALGPPVLIEADGSAGPAGRRILLPWRADRASTRAIHDAMPLLKTADEVVLVPLDDGSPATVMRRLAGRGVRVRAETSVDDADSALAPLARRVGADLIVVGLGGPAHWRAPTVLTLLARLIDDSSTALLVSR, encoded by the coding sequence ATGGTCGTGGATCTGATCGTCTGCCTCGACTCGACGACGCCGGGCGCTCCGGCGCTGCTGGCCAAGGCCGTCTCGCGCGCGGCCGCCTGCCGGGCGCGCCTCCGCGTGCTCGACCTGTGTGCGCCCGATGCGCTCGGCATGGCGACGTCTCCGACCTCCCTCGAATTCGTCGAGGACATGCGGGCCGCGTTCCGGCTCGGCAGGGTCGATGGGCACCACGAGATGGCCCCGACCGATCCGGCCGGGCTGCTCGAACGCACGCTGTCGGCCGATCTCGTGATCGCCGGACGGGGTGCCGCGACTTCGCCTCATCGTTCCGGCGTCTCTGCACCCGCGCTCGGCGCCCTCGGCCCTCCCGTGCTGATCGAGGCCGACGGGAGCGCGGGGCCAGCGGGGCGGCGCATCCTCCTCCCTTGGCGGGCGGACCGCGCCAGCACGCGTGCGATCCACGACGCGATGCCGCTGCTGAAGACCGCGGACGAGGTCGTGCTCGTCCCGCTCGACGACGGGTCGCCGGCGACCGTGATGCGCCGTCTCGCCGGTCGCGGCGTCAGGGTCCGGGCGGAGACGAGCGTCGACGATGCCGACAGCGCCCTCGCGCCGCTGGCGCGGCGGGTCGGGGCCGACCTGATCGTGGTCGGTCTCGGAGGGCCGGCCCACTGGCGGGCACCGACCGTGCTTACGCTTCTCGCCCGCCTGATCGACGATTCCTCGACGGCCCTGCTCGTGTCCCGCTGA
- a CDS encoding universal stress protein has protein sequence MTYRDIVVYLDTGSATSARVDAAVELARRFEARLTAVNLVPAVSFDGDWQLCRDSLQSSFEEAASRAGVAHGHRDVPPDASAARDFFAHDADLLVVTQPDRRNAGAVPVDFPGRLLLAAGVPLLLLPVGWDAARAIGRRPTVAWNGTGEATRAAHDALPFLRDAVRTALFTFDARYGLGDAAVEGFAAHLHRHGAEVVVDGWRDDGRGDWLSALFASLDRERSDLIVAGAYGHPRIAERLFGGATQDLLGQDLLPVLLSH, from the coding sequence ATGACTTATCGTGACATCGTCGTCTACTTGGACACTGGATCGGCGACGTCGGCGCGGGTCGATGCCGCCGTCGAGCTGGCGCGCAGGTTCGAAGCCCGCCTCACCGCCGTGAACCTCGTTCCCGCGGTGTCGTTCGACGGAGATTGGCAGCTCTGCCGGGACAGTCTGCAGTCCTCCTTTGAGGAGGCCGCTTCGCGGGCGGGCGTCGCCCACGGCCACCGCGACGTTCCGCCCGACGCGAGTGCCGCGCGCGATTTCTTCGCTCATGACGCGGACCTGCTCGTCGTGACCCAGCCGGATCGGCGAAACGCCGGAGCGGTGCCGGTCGACTTCCCCGGCCGCCTTCTGCTCGCCGCGGGCGTGCCGCTCCTGTTGCTCCCCGTCGGCTGGGACGCCGCCCGCGCGATCGGCCGACGTCCGACCGTCGCCTGGAACGGCACCGGCGAGGCGACCCGCGCGGCGCACGACGCGCTGCCCTTCCTGCGCGATGCCGTACGCACGGCCCTGTTCACCTTCGACGCCCGCTACGGACTGGGCGACGCGGCGGTGGAAGGGTTCGCCGCCCACCTGCATCGACACGGCGCGGAGGTGGTCGTCGACGGCTGGCGCGACGACGGCCGCGGCGACTGGCTGTCGGCCCTCTTCGCCAGCCTCGACCGCGAGCGCTCGGACCTCATCGTCGCGGGCGCCTACGGCCATCCGCGTATCGCCGAGCGCCTGTTCGGCGGCGCGACGCAGGACCTGCTCGGCCAAGACCTCCTGCCCGTGCTGCTGTCTCATTGA
- a CDS encoding YoaK family protein has translation MASQPRGPALMVSRPVAAQPVVAAWLALVAGAVNGIGVAATGRDTSHVSGVTTSVMGHLMHGRGNAAMLGIALVASFLSGAVGCGLFIAIREGRPETGTLRSLLIVEGILVASAGLALAACGRGGGAEFAAVLLLAFAMGQQNATSSALLGDQVRTTHVTGMVTDLGREIGHLVFDVAGGTRRDGPRRTDEVRLAKSGSLFAGFILGALAGASVLLWWGEAGFFVVAAAPVAAALLVRADASETTEWSPP, from the coding sequence GTGGCTTCACAGCCTCGCGGCCCCGCGCTGATGGTGTCCCGCCCCGTCGCGGCGCAGCCCGTCGTGGCGGCATGGTTGGCCCTCGTGGCCGGTGCCGTCAACGGCATCGGCGTCGCCGCGACGGGGCGGGACACGTCCCACGTTTCGGGCGTCACCACCTCCGTGATGGGTCACCTCATGCACGGGCGGGGCAATGCCGCGATGCTCGGCATCGCGCTGGTCGCGAGCTTCCTCTCCGGCGCGGTCGGTTGCGGGCTGTTCATCGCGATCCGAGAGGGGCGACCGGAAACGGGCACGCTGCGGTCCCTGCTGATCGTCGAGGGCATCCTGGTGGCGTCGGCCGGCCTGGCCCTGGCGGCTTGCGGCCGGGGCGGGGGTGCCGAGTTCGCGGCCGTGCTGCTGCTCGCCTTCGCCATGGGCCAGCAAAACGCGACCAGCAGCGCGCTGCTCGGCGACCAGGTCCGCACCACCCACGTCACCGGCATGGTGACCGACCTCGGCCGGGAGATCGGCCACCTCGTCTTCGACGTCGCGGGCGGGACGCGCCGCGACGGCCCCCGGCGGACCGACGAGGTGCGGCTCGCCAAGTCGGGCTCTCTCTTCGCCGGCTTCATCCTCGGCGCGCTGGCCGGGGCCAGCGTCCTGCTGTGGTGGGGCGAGGCGGGGTTCTTCGTCGTGGCGGCGGCGCCGGTCGCGGCCGCCCTCCTCGTGAGGGCCGACGCGAGCGAGACCACAGAGTGGAGCCCGCCGTGA
- the eno gene encoding phosphopyruvate hydratase, with protein MASRIADIRTLEILDSRGNPTLDVQVTLENGLVGSASVPAGASTGSAEARERRDRDAARYAGRGMIGAMSSVEDRIRPKLIGHDPRRQAMLDHMMCRLDGSPDKRELGANAILGTSLAIARAAALDAGLPLYAYLGGVAARRLPMPMLNVINGGAHADSGLDMQEFMVVPVGAPTFSEALRFGVAVYAALKALLGAAGQSTAVGDEGGFAPRLAGAVEACDLLVEAIRRAGLEPGRDVAIALDPAATGFRDGDGYALRDGGGRLSSGALLDLYGRLAAAYPIVSIEDGFAEDDWDGFRDQTAAAGGRLQIVGDDLYATNPALIGRGIRERSTNAALIKPNQIGTLTETMTAVALCREAGWRCVVSHRSGETDDSFIADLAVGLGTGQIKAGAPCRGERIAKYNRLLAIERELGDPDFRNPFAV; from the coding sequence ATGGCGTCCCGCATCGCCGATATCCGGACGCTGGAGATCCTCGACTCCCGCGGCAATCCCACTCTCGACGTCCAAGTGACGCTGGAGAACGGCCTCGTGGGCTCGGCCTCGGTTCCAGCCGGCGCGTCCACCGGCTCGGCAGAGGCGCGCGAGCGCCGGGACCGCGACGCTGCTCGCTACGCCGGCCGCGGCATGATCGGCGCGATGTCGAGCGTCGAGGATCGGATCCGCCCCAAGCTCATCGGTCACGATCCCCGGCGGCAGGCGATGCTCGATCACATGATGTGCCGGCTCGACGGCTCCCCGGACAAGCGGGAGCTGGGTGCGAATGCGATCCTCGGCACCTCGCTCGCCATCGCCCGAGCCGCAGCTCTCGACGCCGGCCTGCCGCTCTACGCCTATCTCGGCGGGGTCGCGGCGCGGCGCCTGCCGATGCCGATGCTGAACGTCATCAACGGCGGCGCGCATGCCGACAGCGGCCTGGACATGCAGGAGTTCATGGTGGTGCCGGTCGGCGCGCCGACGTTTTCCGAGGCCCTGCGCTTCGGCGTCGCGGTCTATGCCGCGCTGAAGGCGCTGCTCGGGGCGGCCGGCCAGTCGACCGCGGTCGGGGACGAGGGCGGCTTCGCGCCCCGCCTCGCCGGGGCCGTGGAAGCTTGCGATCTCCTTGTCGAGGCGATCCGCCGGGCCGGCCTGGAGCCCGGTCGCGACGTCGCCATCGCGCTCGACCCCGCCGCGACGGGGTTCCGCGACGGCGACGGCTATGCCCTCCGGGACGGGGGTGGCCGGCTGTCGTCCGGAGCGCTGCTCGACCTCTACGGCCGGCTCGCCGCCGCCTACCCGATCGTGTCGATCGAGGACGGCTTCGCCGAGGACGACTGGGACGGGTTCCGCGACCAGACGGCGGCGGCCGGCGGTCGCCTCCAGATCGTCGGCGACGACCTCTATGCGACGAACCCGGCCCTCATCGGCCGCGGCATCCGCGAGCGGAGCACCAATGCCGCTCTGATCAAACCGAACCAGATCGGCACGCTGACCGAGACGATGACGGCTGTAGCGCTGTGCCGGGAAGCCGGCTGGCGCTGCGTGGTGTCGCACAGGTCGGGTGAGACCGACGACAGCTTCATCGCCGACCTCGCGGTCGGGCTCGGCACCGGGCAGATCAAGGCCGGTGCGCCGTGCCGGGGGGAGCGGATCGCCAAATACAATCGCTTACTGGCGATCGAGCGCGAACTCGGCGACCCCGACTTCAGGAACCCCTTCGCGGTGTGA